In Zalophus californianus isolate mZalCal1 chromosome 4, mZalCal1.pri.v2, whole genome shotgun sequence, the following proteins share a genomic window:
- the C4H1orf210 gene encoding type III endosome membrane protein TEMP, which yields MNGANQTTVGPSELPASSAVSPGPGTGARAWPVLVGVVLGAVVLSLLIALAAKCHLCRKYRASYQHRPLPRTGKGVCPDVGEEEDDGFIEDNYIQPGAGGLGTEGSRDNFSF from the exons ATGAATGGGGCAAACCAAA CCACCGTGGGGCCCTCAGAGCTCCCAGCATCATCAGCCGTGTCCCCTGGACCGGGCACTGGGGCCCGGGCATGGCCTGTGCTGGTAGGGGTCGTGCTGGGGGCTGTggtcctctctctcctcattgcTCTTGCTGCCAAATGCCACCTCTGCCGCAAATACCGGGCCAGCTACCAGCACCGCCCGCTGCCCAGGACGGGGAAGGGGGTCTGCCCGGACGTGGGTGAAGAGGAGGACGACGGCTTCATCGAGGACAATTACATTCAGCCCGGCGCTGGCGGGCTGGGGACTGAGGGCAGCAGGGACAACTTTTCCTTCTGA